Below is a genomic region from Bacteroidota bacterium.
TTTTCCCATATCAGCTATCTTGTATCCTCCAATAGCATGTCGAATACCTAAATCCTCAAAATAGTATTTCTCTCCTACCTCGAATACTTTTTTCCCACTTATACCAAACCGTTTCACACCATAAAGCAAGAATGCATCTTCAAAATGTTTTATGTATTCAATAATAACTTTGGGGGAAAGACTGATCCTTTGACTCTTTAAATAATCACTGATTTTCTTTGCAGAAAATATGCTTCCGATATTGTCCATCAAAAACCTGAGTAAATTTTCGAGCAATGCTGTATTCCTTATATTAAACCTGCTGACAATATCTTTGTAAAGTACAGTATTATAAACACTCTTTAAATATTCATAAATTACGGATTCGTCGTTTGGTAGATTTTTAAGATATGGCAAGCTTCCAAATCTGATATATCTGTTAAATGATTCTTTATTATCATCAGTGGCCTGAAATCGCAGGAACTCTTTATATGATAATCCGGAAATGTGAAATTCAATATATCTGCCACTAAGTAAGGTGGCTAATTCACCTGAGAGCAAACTGGCATTACTTCCTGTACAAAAAACCTCTACGGTCCCGGAAGCTTGAAAATGCCTTAATGATTTTTCAAAATTCTGAATATCCTGGATCTCATCAATAAAAACGAAATTCTTCGAATTTTTTGATAATCTGGAATTTACAAAGGAGTTCAGGTCGGTAGAATCTTTAATACCGGAATAATCATGAAGCTCCATATTTATGAAGATCATATTGGGCTCTTTTTCAAGAACTTTTATTTCATCCATTATTTGCAAAAGCAAATAACTTTTTCCAACCCTTCTTTGCCCGGTAAGTACTTTAATCAAATCCGTCCCAATAAAAGGTCTGATTTTTTCAATATAACCGTCACGTTTTATATAGTTTATCATATGTGTAAAATAATTACAAATATAATCATTGTTTTACATATACGTAAAATTTCCGTAAAAGTTAACGAATATTAACTGAAGTTTCTCAATAAAATATTGCTATTGCTTTTTCCTGTTTTCCGGATAGGACA
It encodes:
- a CDS encoding ATP-binding protein, translating into MINYIKRDGYIEKIRPFIGTDLIKVLTGQRRVGKSYLLLQIMDEIKVLEKEPNMIFINMELHDYSGIKDSTDLNSFVNSRLSKNSKNFVFIDEIQDIQNFEKSLRHFQASGTVEVFCTGSNASLLSGELATLLSGRYIEFHISGLSYKEFLRFQATDDNKESFNRYIRFGSLPYLKNLPNDESVIYEYLKSVYNTVLYKDIVSRFNIRNTALLENLLRFLMDNIGSIFSAKKISDYLKSQRISLSPKVIIEYIKHFEDAFLLYGVKRFGISGKKVFEVGEKYYFEDLGIRHAIGGYKIADMGKIMENLVFKHLQRNNYQIFVGTLGNNEIDFVGRKGNDVLYIQVSYRIDDPKTHDREFGNLLKINDNFKKIVVSMDDYIEGSFKGIEHIHIQKFLLMDV